The following are from one region of the Actinoplanes sp. L3-i22 genome:
- a CDS encoding nitrate- and nitrite sensing domain-containing protein, translated as MVAVPLAALLAMWVFATTATAGPAVDLLNARDAVHRLGDPGLQLIAQLQRERHFSAVYLSARKGTLTDLQAQRAATDQASEGFRSAIHGLTMSDDLSVRTDTLIADLNAVQALRSRVDARDVDVLNMMTAYNDAVDAGFDVSATAAVFFHERVDREVRGLITGYRGQEYLSRVDALLAGANAAGRIDQKSRGELIENVASSRYLLKTGVRDMPQQAQGDYAKLITGSSFIQLDIMQNQLIDQSYSGGAPPVSGTEWQATYDQVSSDLRAFELRAVDEVASDATPLAVSVFLWLGLAAVVGLVAFALAIWVSVKLGRSIVGRLIKLRREALEMAAERLPTVVGRLQRGEAVDVDVETPPLEYGNDEIGQLGHAFNDVQRTAVQSAVDEANVRRGINEVFLNIARRSQTLLHRQLSLLDRMERRETEPQELEDLYRVDHLATRMRRHAEDLVILAGAAPGRGWRNPVPVIDVIRGAISEVEDYKRVDIRSVVSAALLGRSVGDVIHLLAELIENAASFSPPHTRVQVSGQGLPNGYVIEVEDRGLGMTPEGVEIANRRLAEPPEFDPADSARLGLFVVAQLANRHGIRVSLSASPYGGITAIVMIPGDLVTEAPGPVLPPGSKGRGETSGSWTIPALAAGPDDPSRTSLAALQWPGKSASELQQVPAAPVRRTNGAPAPAATGEVLNGRHRTADPASGPAPSSVAAGFTPDGLVQRKRVRRTPETPAELPPEATASRLDDVAGALGAPRAVPRGSGPVLPAPATPPSEVEGAGEATAQLGPDGLPKRVRQASLAPQLRNPVTDPEPSTAPERSPEQVRTLMSALQLGTTRGRIQASKVVAPQVTSDSDGGAAEASDAGAAEAATVSFPAAAGEQAASGGDGDAAGDRADVPGGNEVNRPEKDA; from the coding sequence ATGGTCGCGGTGCCGCTGGCCGCGCTGCTCGCGATGTGGGTCTTCGCGACCACCGCGACCGCCGGCCCGGCGGTCGATCTGCTCAACGCGCGCGACGCGGTGCACCGCCTGGGCGACCCGGGCCTGCAGCTGATCGCGCAGTTGCAGCGCGAGCGGCACTTCTCGGCCGTCTACCTGTCGGCCCGCAAGGGCACGCTCACCGACCTCCAGGCCCAGCGCGCCGCCACCGACCAGGCGAGCGAGGGATTCCGGTCGGCGATCCACGGCCTGACCATGAGCGACGACCTGTCGGTCCGGACCGACACGCTGATCGCCGACCTCAACGCGGTCCAGGCGCTGCGCTCCCGGGTGGACGCCCGGGACGTCGACGTGCTCAACATGATGACCGCTTACAACGATGCGGTGGACGCCGGTTTCGACGTGTCCGCGACCGCCGCGGTCTTCTTCCACGAGCGGGTCGACCGTGAGGTCCGCGGCCTGATCACCGGCTATCGCGGCCAGGAGTACCTGAGCCGGGTCGACGCGCTGCTGGCCGGGGCGAACGCGGCCGGCCGGATCGACCAGAAGAGCCGCGGCGAGCTGATCGAGAACGTCGCCTCCTCGCGGTACCTGCTGAAGACCGGCGTGCGGGACATGCCGCAGCAGGCGCAGGGCGACTACGCCAAGCTGATCACCGGCTCGTCCTTCATCCAGCTGGACATCATGCAGAACCAGCTGATCGACCAGAGCTACAGCGGTGGTGCCCCGCCGGTCTCCGGCACCGAGTGGCAGGCCACCTACGACCAGGTCTCCTCGGACCTGCGGGCGTTCGAGCTGCGCGCGGTCGACGAGGTGGCCTCGGACGCGACGCCGCTGGCCGTCAGCGTGTTCCTCTGGCTGGGCCTGGCCGCGGTGGTCGGCCTGGTCGCGTTCGCGCTGGCGATCTGGGTGTCGGTGAAGCTCGGCCGGTCGATCGTCGGCCGGCTGATCAAGCTGCGGCGCGAGGCCCTGGAGATGGCCGCCGAGCGGCTGCCCACCGTGGTCGGCCGGCTGCAGCGCGGCGAGGCGGTCGACGTCGACGTCGAGACGCCCCCGCTGGAGTACGGGAACGACGAGATCGGCCAGCTCGGGCACGCCTTCAACGACGTGCAGCGCACCGCCGTGCAGTCCGCGGTCGACGAGGCGAACGTCCGGCGCGGCATCAACGAGGTGTTCCTCAACATCGCCCGGCGCAGCCAGACGCTGCTGCACCGCCAGCTGTCGCTGCTGGACCGGATGGAGCGGCGGGAGACCGAGCCGCAGGAGCTGGAAGACCTGTACCGGGTCGACCACCTCGCCACCCGGATGCGGCGCCACGCCGAGGACCTGGTCATCCTGGCCGGCGCGGCGCCCGGCCGGGGCTGGCGCAACCCGGTCCCGGTGATCGACGTGATCCGTGGCGCGATCAGTGAGGTGGAGGACTACAAGCGGGTCGACATCCGCTCGGTGGTCTCCGCGGCGCTGCTCGGCCGCTCGGTCGGTGACGTCATCCACCTGCTCGCCGAGCTGATCGAGAACGCCGCGTCGTTCTCCCCGCCGCACACCCGGGTGCAGGTCTCCGGGCAGGGCCTGCCGAACGGCTACGTGATCGAGGTCGAGGACCGTGGCCTGGGCATGACGCCGGAGGGCGTCGAGATCGCCAACCGGCGGCTGGCCGAGCCACCCGAGTTCGACCCGGCCGACAGCGCCCGGCTCGGCCTGTTCGTGGTCGCCCAGCTGGCGAACCGGCACGGCATCCGGGTGTCGCTGTCCGCGTCGCCGTACGGCGGGATCACCGCGATCGTGATGATCCCCGGTGACCTGGTCACCGAGGCGCCCGGCCCGGTCCTGCCGCCCGGCTCGAAGGGCCGCGGCGAGACCTCCGGCAGTTGGACCATCCCGGCGCTCGCGGCCGGCCCCGACGATCCGTCGCGCACCTCGCTGGCCGCCCTGCAGTGGCCCGGCAAGAGCGCGAGCGAGTTGCAGCAGGTCCCGGCCGCGCCGGTGCGGCGGACCAACGGCGCGCCCGCGCCGGCCGCCACCGGCGAGGTGCTGAACGGCCGGCACCGCACCGCCGACCCGGCCAGTGGCCCGGCGCCCAGCTCCGTCGCCGCCGGCTTCACCCCGGACGGCCTGGTCCAGCGCAAGCGGGTGCGCCGCACCCCGGAGACGCCGGCCGAGCTGCCCCCGGAGGCGACCGCGAGCCGGCTCGACGACGTGGCCGGCGCCCTCGGCGCGCCCCGCGCGGTGCCCCGCGGCTCGGGCCCGGTGCTGCCGGCCCCGGCCACTCCACCGTCCGAGGTGGAGGGTGCCGGCGAGGCGACCGCGCAGCTCGGCCCGGACGGCCTGCCCAAGCGGGTCCGGCAGGCCAGCCTGGCGCCGCAACTGCGCAACCCGGTGACCGATCCGGAGCCGTCCACCGCGCCGGAACGGTCCCCGGAACAGGTCCGTACGCTGATGAGCGCTCTGCAGCTGGGCACGACCCGGGGCCGGATCCAGGCCTCCAAAGTGGTCGCGCCGCAGGTGACCAGTGACAGTGACGGTGGCGCCGCTGAGGCGAGCGACGCCGGGGCCGCGGAAGCGGCTACCGTCAGTTTCCCGGCGGCCGCCGGGGAGCAGGCAGCATCCGGGGGCGACGGTGATGCGGCCGGCGACCGCGCCGACGTTCCCGGCGGTAATGAAGTGAACAGGCCGGAGAAGGACGCATAG
- a CDS encoding roadblock/LC7 domain-containing protein, producing MAQTTKQSANLTWLLDDLVERVPTAQQAVVLSADGLMLGASAAMSREDAEHLSAMAAGFQSLAKGASRHFGAGAVRQTVVEMEEAFLFVTAAGQGACLAVLASADADLGLIAYEMAMLVTRVGQTMSAPERDIMTPETLR from the coding sequence GTGGCACAGACGACGAAGCAGAGCGCGAATCTCACCTGGCTCCTCGACGACCTCGTCGAGCGGGTGCCGACCGCACAGCAGGCCGTGGTGCTTTCCGCGGACGGCCTGATGCTGGGCGCCTCGGCCGCCATGAGCCGGGAGGACGCCGAGCATCTATCGGCGATGGCGGCCGGATTCCAGAGCCTGGCCAAGGGCGCGAGCCGGCATTTCGGGGCCGGGGCGGTACGGCAGACGGTGGTGGAGATGGAAGAGGCGTTCCTCTTCGTCACCGCCGCGGGGCAGGGTGCCTGCCTGGCCGTGCTCGCGTCGGCCGACGCCGATCTCGGCCTGATCGCGTACGAGATGGCGATGCTGGTCACCCGGGTCGGCCAGACGATGAGCGCCCCGGAGCGGGACATCATGACGCCGGAGACCCTGCGATGA
- a CDS encoding DUF742 domain-containing protein, giving the protein MDQDAGPVVRPYAMTQGRVAPSGGDFDLVAFVVATVPDLAPGVQLQPEHHAIVAAAWEPISVVELASQLDLSIGVVRVLLGDLRSAGLISLYEPPAATQPHDVDVLKAVVNGLRAL; this is encoded by the coding sequence ATGGATCAGGACGCGGGTCCGGTGGTCCGGCCGTACGCGATGACCCAGGGTCGCGTCGCGCCGTCCGGCGGGGACTTCGACCTGGTCGCGTTCGTGGTCGCGACCGTGCCGGACCTCGCGCCCGGCGTCCAGTTGCAGCCGGAGCACCACGCCATCGTGGCCGCCGCCTGGGAACCGATCTCGGTGGTCGAGCTGGCGTCCCAACTCGACCTGTCGATCGGCGTGGTGCGGGTCCTGCTCGGTGATCTACGCTCGGCGGGCCTCATCTCGCTGTACGAACCTCCCGCGGCCACTCAGCCGCACGACGTCGACGTACTCAAGGCGGTTGTCAATGGACTCCGTGCGCTCTGA
- a CDS encoding ATP/GTP-binding protein, with the protein MDSVRSDRASGSRIPVALKILIAGGFGVGKTTMVGSVSEIRPLQTEEVLTGAEGADDVSGVEGKTTTTVTMDFGRITITEDLQLYLFGTPGQDRFWFLWDELSQGALGAVVLADTRRLADCFPSIDYFEQRGTPFVVAVNAFDTEHRFGPDAVARALDLDPGVPVVLFDARDQVAARNVLIELVEYVARRQYAGAGSR; encoded by the coding sequence ATGGACTCCGTGCGCTCTGACCGCGCCAGCGGTTCGCGCATCCCGGTCGCGCTGAAGATCCTCATCGCGGGCGGCTTCGGCGTGGGCAAGACGACGATGGTCGGCTCGGTCAGCGAGATCCGGCCGCTGCAGACCGAAGAGGTCCTCACCGGTGCCGAGGGCGCCGATGACGTGTCCGGTGTGGAGGGTAAGACCACCACCACGGTGACCATGGACTTCGGCCGCATCACGATCACCGAGGACCTGCAGCTCTACCTGTTCGGCACGCCCGGGCAGGACCGGTTCTGGTTCCTCTGGGACGAGCTGTCGCAGGGCGCGCTCGGCGCCGTGGTGCTCGCCGACACCCGCCGGCTGGCCGACTGCTTCCCGTCGATCGACTACTTCGAGCAGCGTGGCACGCCGTTCGTGGTCGCGGTGAACGCCTTCGACACGGAGCACCGCTTCGGGCCGGACGCGGTGGCCCGCGCCCTCGACCTGGACCCGGGTGTCCCGGTCGTGCTCTTCGACGCCCGTGACCAGGTCGCCGCCCGCAACGTGCTGATCGAGCTGGTGGAGTACGTCGCCCGCCGGCAGTACGCGGGCGCCGGCAGCCGCTGA
- a CDS encoding BTAD domain-containing putative transcriptional regulator, whose product MEPDPRFELLGTLRAFSGTGAVDLGPAKQRAVLAVLLLHPGKPVPTHRIVDAVWGDDPPENGANVVQKYIAGLRRVLGRERLALTGGGYVLDVAPGALDADVFRAELVRAETERQAGRADEAIAIARDALALWHGDALSGLTGPVFETARQRLADERAGAWELWAGLRLARGDHEAGLVSELTRLTAEFPLREGLRAHLMVALYRAGRQAEALAAFRDAREFYLDEIGAEPGERMQEVHRAILRGELQSPAPLPPVSPAVPAPAPFPGPPGPAMIPQPYRPSDVPHTLPPFAGTFLPPAMMRPHHDGARWAEAAIAAAAALFTCGVAGWIYFLYAAIQRNRWYHYVAAGVYFAAIPWIIFWFEIDPSPIEAENTSTAEGVGTLSWILLWLVAAAHGAILALRPGDTRSARTRRDLARHFAAVNPTTAVQAGIGRPDLLRFFDDGGLVDLNHASPQELTRLPGVTPFEAHRIDMDRYQNGLFREPRELVMRGLLTPGKLRRIESWLVCVPPPYQPAQPPTG is encoded by the coding sequence GTGGAACCCGACCCCCGGTTCGAACTCCTCGGCACCCTGCGGGCCTTCTCCGGCACCGGGGCCGTCGACCTCGGGCCGGCCAAGCAGCGCGCGGTCCTCGCCGTCCTGCTGCTGCATCCGGGCAAGCCGGTGCCGACCCACCGGATCGTCGACGCGGTCTGGGGTGACGACCCGCCGGAGAACGGCGCGAACGTGGTCCAGAAGTACATCGCCGGGCTGCGCCGGGTGCTCGGCCGCGAGCGTCTCGCCCTGACCGGCGGCGGCTACGTGCTGGACGTCGCCCCCGGCGCTCTGGACGCCGACGTGTTCCGGGCCGAACTGGTCCGGGCCGAGACCGAACGTCAGGCCGGCCGGGCCGACGAGGCCATCGCGATCGCCCGCGACGCGCTCGCGCTCTGGCACGGCGACGCCCTGAGCGGGCTGACCGGGCCGGTCTTCGAGACCGCCCGGCAACGGCTGGCCGACGAGCGGGCCGGCGCCTGGGAGCTCTGGGCCGGGTTGCGACTCGCCCGCGGCGACCATGAGGCGGGTCTGGTGAGCGAGCTGACCCGGCTGACCGCCGAGTTCCCGCTGCGCGAGGGCCTGCGGGCGCATCTGATGGTGGCGCTGTACCGGGCGGGCCGGCAGGCCGAGGCGCTCGCGGCGTTCCGGGACGCCCGGGAGTTCTACCTGGACGAGATCGGCGCCGAGCCCGGCGAGCGGATGCAGGAGGTGCACCGGGCGATCCTGCGCGGCGAGCTGCAGTCACCAGCGCCTCTGCCACCGGTCTCGCCGGCCGTCCCGGCACCGGCCCCCTTCCCGGGCCCCCCGGGACCGGCGATGATCCCGCAGCCCTACCGGCCCTCGGACGTGCCGCACACCCTGCCGCCGTTCGCGGGCACGTTCCTGCCTCCGGCGATGATGCGGCCGCACCACGACGGCGCGCGCTGGGCGGAGGCCGCGATCGCGGCCGCGGCCGCATTGTTCACCTGTGGCGTGGCCGGCTGGATCTACTTCCTGTACGCGGCGATCCAGCGCAACCGCTGGTACCACTACGTCGCCGCCGGGGTCTACTTCGCCGCGATCCCGTGGATCATCTTCTGGTTCGAGATCGATCCGTCCCCGATCGAGGCGGAGAACACCAGCACGGCCGAGGGTGTCGGCACCCTCTCGTGGATCCTGCTCTGGTTGGTGGCCGCGGCGCACGGCGCGATCCTGGCGCTGCGGCCGGGCGACACCCGGTCCGCGCGGACCCGGCGGGATTTGGCCCGGCACTTCGCCGCGGTCAATCCGACGACGGCGGTGCAGGCCGGCATCGGGCGGCCCGACCTGCTGCGGTTCTTCGACGACGGCGGACTCGTCGACCTCAATCACGCGTCGCCGCAGGAGCTGACCCGGCTGCCCGGGGTCACCCCGTTCGAGGCGCACCGGATCGACATGGACCGATATCAGAACGGACTGTTCCGGGAGCCACGGGAACTGGTGATGCGCGGCTTGCTGACCCCGGGCAAACTGCGCCGGATCGAGTCGTGGCTGGTCTGCGTGCCGCCGCCCTACCAGCCGGCGCAGCCGCCGACTGGTTGA